A window from Festucalex cinctus isolate MCC-2025b chromosome 12, RoL_Fcin_1.0, whole genome shotgun sequence encodes these proteins:
- the LOC144031798 gene encoding cell cycle control protein 50A-like, with the protein MMASSYNAKEEDGHHSGPSNHGGAGAVKSKKPDNTAFKQQRLPAWQPILTAGTVLPAFFVIGLIFIPIGIGLYVTSNNIKEFEIDYTGVDASSPCFSCAKNYSWESTASCMCSVNFTLEQPFESNVFMYYGLSNFYQNHRRYVKSRDDSQLNGDRSALTNPSKECEPYRTSDNLPIAPCGAIANSLFNDTLVLYHIDSNGTKIRIPLVKKGIAWWTDKHVKFRNPGGNDNLTIVFQGTNKPVNWRKPVFELDPDDHDNNGFINEDFIVWMRTAALPTFRKLYRIIQKKSSSTPTLASGRYVLDITYNYPVLSFDGRKRMILSTISWMGGKNPFLGIAYITVGSICFFLGVVLLVIHHKYDSRNSSADIPN; encoded by the exons ATGATGGCGTCGAGCTACAACGCTAAGGAAGAGGACGGCCACCACTCAGGCCCCTCTAATCATGGCGGCGCAGGGGCCGTGAAGAGCAAGAAACCGGACAACACAGCATTTAAACAACAGAGACTACCTGCATGGCAACCCATTTTGACGGCTGGAACTGTGCTCCCTGCTTTCTTTGTCATCGGTCTCATCTTCATCCCCATTGGCATCGGCCTGTATGTGACGTCAAACAACATCAAGGAGTTCGAG attgACTACACCGGTGTGGACGCATCAAGCCCATGCTTTAGTTGTGCCAAAAACTACAGCTGGGAGAGCACAGCGTCCTGCATGTGCTCCGTGAATTTCACTTTGGAGCAGCCTTTTGAG AGCAACGTCTTCATGTACTATGGCTTATCCAACTTCTATCAGAACCATCGACGCTATGTGAAATCCAGAGACGACAGCCAACTGAATGGGGACCGTTCCGCTTTGACG AATCCAAGCAAGGAATGTGAGCCTTACCGTACCAGTGACAACCTGCCCATTGCTCCTTGTGGGGCCATCGCTAATAGCCTCTTCAACG ACACTCTGGTTCTCTATCATATTGACTCCAATGGCACCAAAATCAGAATCCCGCTGGTAAAGAAGGGGATTGCTTGGTGGACAGACAAGCATGTGAAGTTTAGGAATCCTGGTGGAAACGACAATCTTACTATCGTTTTTCAAG GTACCAACAAGCCGGTGAACTGGAGGAAGCCGGTGTTTGAGCTGGACCCGGACGACCACGATAACAACGGCTTCATCAACGAAGACTTCATTGTGTGGATGCGCACGGCCGCCTTACCCACTTTCCGCAAGCTCTACAGGATCATCCAGAAGAAGTCGAGCTCCACCCCAACCCTGGCTAGCGGCAGATACGTCTTGGACATCACCTACA ATTACCCCGTCCTGAGCTTTGACGGTCGCAAGCGAATGATCTTGAGCACCATCTCCTGGATGGGAGGGAAGAACCCTTTCCTGGGCATCGCCTACATCACGGTGGGCTCCATTTGCTTCTTCCTGGGCGTGGTCCTGCTCGTCATCCACCACAAATACGACTCGCGCAACAGTAGCGCCGATATTCCAAACTAG